A portion of the Mycobacterium paraseoulense genome contains these proteins:
- a CDS encoding cation-translocating P-type ATPase, with translation MRQLSPLRAISTGLGAAAGVHDAVGRLATAGLDVVTLPVRVGAQVLSGEVSRATLTRRCWRGDRRLWIEVRGLDGADGAARGRAAVDALRAQPGVTKVSLNRPLSRVVVEMDDAASLNELCSALDDAETAYGPADSTRADSLPGDGLLMATRGAMVAVNAAGFAVAVAGRALRLPAAPIAVEAASAIANYQPWLRRLLEGGIGPGATDTALSVFGTAAHVVTLSPAKLSVDLAMQAFKAAECRAAARAWARYEPELARHADESEMHRFVRPVPPPTGPIDRHGKRVAWVQMIGVGLTGAVTRNVTMASNAALAASPKAMRTTHEAFAATLGRGLADHHAVLPLRPESLRRLDKVDALLIDPRVLCGAQMRVVRVRGARDDGLLTAWTRAQELLEDGPAPGWHRIPPPCNDADNGGGAVEALIAPAPHPLASALITRARDSGARLVSVDTDLLGDLRPAFDDVHPVGDGHIDGALADAVSALQRDGHTVAVLSCSGAQALSRADVALGIRPDADAAPPWAADLMLDDLAGAWRVLHALPAARRASQQGIAISVGASALGALFMVPGVRRLRGPGPVTVGAVAGLLSGYLLALGTIRTPVPRPAPAFEWHAMSAERVREVLATLREPDEPSAATDSAHDGAGFPAAAWEFARAAVTELTGDPLTPILGLCSAATAVLGSPTDAVLVGTVLTGNALLSTAQQLRAENRLNRLLAQQTPPARVVTRGSDAAPGYREVVVEQLRPGDVIEVRSDEVVPADARVIEAHDLEVDESSLTGESLSVQKQVEPTPGAELADRRCMIYAGTTVVAGTAVALVTAVGADTQSRRAAELASGELPTVGLHHQLSQLMSRAFPFSAGGGILVGALGLLRAGGLRQALGSAIAVAVAAIPEGMPLMATLAQSASAQRLGECGALVRVPRAAEALGRVEVVCFDKTGTLSENRLRVAEVHPVAGHSRDDVLRCAAQAAPADDGNPHVHATDEAIIKAADAAAGSGPRPGPDAHLPFRSGRAFSASVTGTQLTVKGAPEVVLAACGEADPDVDSAVAALTTAGLRTIAVAQRRLSAAQTRALRKDPDAITGLCATGLTLTGFLGLSDTPRPQAPQLLADLAARGVAIRLITGDHPVTATAIARELGVSVSADQVITGSEWNALSRHDQQRAVSERVIFARMSPENKVQVVQTLERAGRVSAMVGDGANDAAAIRAASVGVGVVARGSDSAHTTADLVLTDGRIETLVAAIDEGRRLWRGVQAAVAGLLGGNAGEVIFSVIGTALTGTSPLNTRQLLLINMLTDALPATAVAVSTPAGPVQRVGRGIDERALRRTVVARGALTATAATTAWVMASVTGLPQRASTVALISLVAVELGQTVVDSHAPLVLLTAAGSFAAFTAMISTPGISQLLGCTPVGPLGWAQGLGTATAAVLAVAATNRLRSGRRDEESPLAGEPELDEPAETAPQPPQHSGSRAPHTAVLAAPAKAARALKLVDRHQHRISADAVTDRP, from the coding sequence GTGCGCCAGCTCTCGCCGCTGCGGGCGATCTCGACGGGACTCGGCGCCGCCGCGGGAGTCCACGACGCGGTCGGCCGGCTGGCCACCGCCGGCCTCGACGTCGTCACGCTGCCGGTTCGGGTGGGCGCGCAGGTGCTCTCGGGCGAGGTTTCCCGCGCCACGCTGACCCGGCGGTGCTGGCGGGGCGACCGCCGCCTGTGGATCGAGGTCCGCGGGCTCGACGGCGCGGACGGTGCGGCACGTGGGCGCGCCGCCGTTGATGCGCTGCGGGCACAGCCCGGCGTCACGAAAGTGAGCCTGAACCGTCCGCTGTCGCGGGTGGTCGTCGAGATGGACGACGCGGCGTCGCTCAACGAGCTTTGCTCCGCGCTTGACGACGCCGAAACTGCTTACGGTCCAGCCGATTCCACGCGCGCGGACAGCTTGCCCGGTGACGGTCTGCTGATGGCCACCCGCGGAGCGATGGTGGCTGTCAACGCCGCCGGGTTCGCGGTCGCGGTCGCGGGCCGGGCGTTGCGGTTGCCGGCGGCCCCGATCGCCGTCGAGGCCGCGTCGGCGATCGCGAACTATCAACCATGGCTGCGCCGTCTGCTCGAGGGCGGGATCGGGCCCGGCGCGACGGACACGGCGTTGTCGGTGTTCGGCACCGCCGCACATGTTGTCACGCTGTCACCTGCGAAGCTCTCGGTCGACCTGGCGATGCAGGCGTTCAAGGCCGCCGAGTGCCGGGCCGCGGCGCGGGCATGGGCCCGTTACGAGCCGGAGTTGGCCCGGCATGCAGATGAGTCGGAGATGCATCGTTTTGTGCGCCCGGTTCCCCCACCGACCGGCCCGATCGATCGTCATGGGAAGCGGGTGGCGTGGGTGCAGATGATCGGCGTCGGCCTCACCGGCGCCGTCACCCGCAACGTCACCATGGCGTCGAACGCCGCGCTGGCGGCCTCGCCGAAGGCGATGCGCACCACCCATGAGGCGTTCGCGGCCACACTCGGGCGAGGGTTGGCAGACCACCACGCGGTGCTTCCGCTGCGGCCGGAAAGTTTGCGCAGGCTCGACAAGGTCGACGCACTGCTGATCGATCCGCGCGTGCTGTGTGGCGCCCAGATGCGGGTGGTTCGCGTCCGCGGCGCCCGCGACGACGGCCTGCTGACGGCCTGGACCCGCGCTCAGGAGCTGCTCGAGGACGGCCCGGCCCCAGGCTGGCACCGGATTCCCCCACCCTGCAACGACGCCGACAATGGCGGCGGTGCGGTCGAGGCGCTGATCGCCCCGGCCCCACACCCTCTCGCGTCGGCGTTGATCACCCGCGCGCGCGACTCCGGTGCGCGCCTGGTGTCCGTCGACACCGACCTGCTCGGTGACCTGCGTCCCGCGTTCGACGACGTCCACCCGGTCGGCGACGGCCACATCGACGGCGCGCTCGCCGATGCGGTGTCCGCGCTGCAGCGCGACGGCCACACCGTCGCGGTGCTGTCCTGTTCAGGTGCGCAAGCCCTTTCGCGCGCCGACGTGGCGCTGGGGATACGGCCGGACGCGGATGCTGCGCCGCCCTGGGCCGCCGACCTGATGCTCGACGACCTGGCCGGAGCGTGGCGGGTGCTGCATGCGTTACCGGCGGCCAGGAGGGCGAGCCAGCAGGGCATCGCGATCTCGGTGGGCGCATCGGCGCTGGGCGCCTTGTTCATGGTGCCCGGGGTGCGCCGGTTGCGCGGTCCCGGCCCGGTGACCGTCGGAGCCGTCGCGGGCCTGCTGTCGGGCTACCTGTTGGCGCTCGGCACGATTCGCACGCCCGTGCCGCGGCCGGCGCCGGCGTTCGAGTGGCACGCGATGTCGGCCGAGCGGGTCCGCGAAGTGCTGGCAACACTGCGTGAACCCGACGAACCCTCTGCGGCAACGGATTCCGCGCATGACGGCGCCGGGTTCCCCGCCGCTGCGTGGGAGTTCGCCAGGGCCGCCGTCACCGAGTTGACCGGTGACCCGTTGACGCCAATCCTCGGATTGTGTTCGGCGGCCACCGCGGTGCTGGGCTCACCGACCGACGCGGTGCTGGTCGGCACCGTGCTGACCGGAAACGCGCTGCTGTCGACCGCCCAACAGCTTCGGGCCGAGAACCGGCTGAACCGCCTGCTCGCTCAGCAGACCCCGCCGGCCCGCGTGGTCACCCGGGGATCCGACGCCGCACCCGGCTACCGCGAAGTCGTTGTCGAGCAGCTGCGGCCCGGCGACGTGATCGAGGTTCGCAGCGACGAGGTGGTGCCCGCCGACGCTCGGGTCATCGAGGCACACGACCTCGAGGTCGACGAGTCGTCGCTGACCGGTGAATCGCTGTCGGTCCAAAAGCAGGTCGAGCCCACGCCCGGGGCCGAACTGGCCGACCGCCGCTGCATGATCTACGCCGGAACCACCGTGGTGGCCGGCACCGCGGTCGCGCTGGTCACCGCGGTCGGGGCCGACACCCAGAGTCGCCGCGCGGCCGAACTGGCGTCCGGTGAACTGCCGACCGTCGGCCTGCACCATCAACTCAGCCAGCTGATGAGCCGCGCCTTCCCGTTCAGCGCGGGCGGCGGCATCCTGGTCGGCGCGCTCGGGCTGCTGCGCGCCGGCGGTCTGCGCCAAGCCCTCGGCAGCGCCATCGCCGTCGCCGTCGCGGCCATCCCCGAGGGCATGCCGCTGATGGCCACCCTCGCCCAATCCGCGTCGGCCCAGCGGCTGGGCGAATGCGGGGCGCTGGTGCGGGTGCCGCGCGCCGCCGAGGCGCTCGGTCGCGTCGAGGTGGTCTGCTTCGACAAGACCGGAACGCTGAGCGAGAACCGGCTCCGCGTCGCCGAGGTGCACCCGGTGGCGGGCCATTCCCGCGACGACGTCCTGCGGTGCGCCGCCCAGGCCGCACCGGCGGACGACGGCAACCCCCACGTGCACGCCACCGACGAAGCCATCATCAAGGCGGCGGACGCCGCGGCGGGGTCCGGCCCGCGACCCGGGCCCGACGCGCACCTGCCGTTCCGGTCCGGCAGGGCGTTCTCGGCGTCGGTGACGGGCACGCAGTTGACCGTCAAGGGCGCACCGGAAGTGGTCTTGGCGGCGTGCGGGGAAGCGGACCCGGACGTGGACAGCGCGGTCGCGGCCCTGACGACGGCGGGGCTGCGGACGATCGCGGTGGCTCAACGCCGCCTGAGCGCGGCGCAGACGCGAGCGTTGCGCAAAGACCCGGACGCCATCACCGGTTTGTGCGCGACGGGCTTGACGCTCACCGGATTTCTGGGCCTCTCGGACACCCCGCGCCCCCAGGCGCCGCAGTTGCTGGCGGACCTGGCCGCCCGCGGCGTCGCCATCCGGCTGATCACCGGCGACCATCCCGTCACCGCGACCGCGATCGCCCGCGAACTTGGGGTGTCGGTGAGCGCGGACCAGGTGATCACCGGCTCCGAGTGGAACGCGCTGTCGCGGCATGATCAGCAGCGGGCGGTCTCCGAGCGGGTGATCTTCGCCCGGATGTCGCCGGAGAACAAGGTGCAGGTCGTCCAGACGCTCGAGCGCGCCGGGCGGGTGAGCGCCATGGTCGGCGACGGCGCCAACGACGCCGCCGCGATCCGGGCGGCAAGCGTCGGCGTCGGTGTGGTCGCGCGCGGCAGCGACTCCGCCCATACGACCGCCGACCTGGTCCTCACCGACGGCCGCATCGAGACGCTGGTGGCCGCCATCGACGAGGGACGCCGGCTGTGGCGCGGGGTCCAGGCGGCCGTCGCCGGCCTGCTCGGCGGCAACGCCGGCGAGGTGATTTTCTCGGTCATCGGGACGGCCCTCACCGGCACGTCACCGCTGAACACCCGGCAGCTGCTGCTGATCAACATGCTCACCGACGCGCTGCCCGCGACCGCGGTCGCCGTCAGCACGCCCGCCGGGCCGGTGCAACGCGTCGGCCGCGGCATCGACGAACGCGCGCTTCGGCGAACCGTTGTCGCGCGGGGGGCGCTCACCGCCACCGCCGCCACGACGGCCTGGGTGATGGCGTCGGTCACCGGGCTGCCGCAGCGGGCCTCCACCGTCGCGCTGATCTCATTGGTCGCCGTCGAGCTCGGCCAGACCGTGGTCGACTCGCACGCGCCCCTGGTGCTACTCACCGCCGCCGGCTCGTTCGCCGCGTTCACCGCGATGATCAGCACCCCGGGGATCAGCCAACTGCTGGGCTGCACACCGGTCGGCCCGCTGGGCTGGGCGCAGGGGCTGGGCACCGCCACGGCCGCCGTCCTCGCCGTCGCCGCCACGAATCGGTTGCGGTCGGGCCGCCGGGACGAAGAGTCACCACTCGCCGGTGAGCCGGAACTCGACGAGCCCGCCGAGACCGCCCCACAACCACCGCAGCACAGCGGATCCCGGGCGCCGCATACCGCGGTCCTCGCGGCCCCCGCGAAGGCCGCGCGTGCGCTGAAATTGGTGGACCGACACCAGCATCGAATTTCGGCAGACGCCGTCACCGATCGCCCGTGA
- a CDS encoding nuclear transport factor 2 family protein: MSDIDDLSTRLRRLEDERDIARLIASYGPAVDAGDPDAAAGLWASDGSYDVDGRRMEGRAAVHAMVSSSAHQKLVAKGCCHFLGPCVVTVTGDSAVAVCESLVLVRDREGYRVWRCAANHFAFTRIDGRWRIGARTTRVLNGGPEAHDLLTRGLAGSA; the protein is encoded by the coding sequence ATGAGTGACATCGACGACCTGTCGACGCGGCTGCGCCGACTTGAGGACGAACGCGACATCGCCCGGCTGATCGCCTCCTACGGTCCGGCGGTGGATGCCGGCGACCCCGACGCCGCCGCGGGGCTGTGGGCGAGCGACGGCAGCTACGACGTCGACGGCCGGCGCATGGAGGGCCGGGCCGCCGTGCACGCCATGGTGAGTTCGTCGGCGCACCAGAAGCTGGTCGCCAAGGGGTGTTGCCATTTCCTGGGGCCGTGCGTCGTCACCGTCACCGGCGACTCGGCGGTGGCGGTGTGCGAATCCCTGGTGTTGGTTCGTGACCGGGAGGGGTACCGCGTATGGCGCTGTGCCGCAAACCATTTCGCCTTCACCCGGATCGACGGTCGGTGGCGGATCGGCGCGCGCACCACGCGGGTCCTAAACGGCGGTCCCGAGGCGCACGACCTGTTGACCAGGGGATTGGCGGGATCGGCCTAG
- a CDS encoding alpha/beta fold hydrolase, with product MANTVAQHDLREIGTPKGALRYYDCGAESAPVLLFLHGSGPGVTGWRNFRGILPVFAERFRCLILEFPGFGVSDDFGGHPMVTAFGTVSPFLDALGVHKTHIVGNSMGGGVGINFATHHPDRIDRLVTIGGIGTNIFSPSPSEGIRLLQEFVEDPTRQRLVDWLKSMVYDQALITEELVEERWELATDPDTLAAARRMYGKAAFAAMNAAMAASDRPMPWAVMHKLTAPTLLTWGRDDRVSPPDMALIPMRTIPNAELHIFPNSGHWAMIEAREAFESAVLAFLSRG from the coding sequence GTGGCAAACACCGTTGCGCAGCATGACCTGCGCGAAATCGGCACCCCCAAGGGCGCTCTGCGCTATTACGACTGCGGTGCGGAATCCGCGCCGGTGTTGCTGTTCCTGCACGGCTCGGGCCCGGGCGTCACGGGGTGGCGCAACTTCCGCGGCATCCTGCCCGTTTTCGCCGAGCGCTTTCGCTGCCTGATCCTGGAGTTTCCCGGGTTCGGCGTCAGCGACGACTTCGGCGGCCACCCGATGGTCACCGCGTTCGGCACCGTGTCGCCCTTCCTGGACGCGCTCGGTGTCCACAAAACGCACATCGTCGGCAACTCGATGGGCGGCGGCGTCGGGATCAACTTCGCCACCCACCACCCCGACCGCATCGACCGGCTGGTGACCATCGGTGGCATCGGGACCAACATCTTCAGCCCCAGTCCGAGCGAGGGCATCCGGCTGCTGCAGGAATTCGTCGAGGACCCCACCCGGCAGCGGCTCGTCGACTGGCTCAAGTCGATGGTCTACGACCAGGCGCTGATCACCGAGGAACTCGTCGAGGAACGCTGGGAGCTGGCCACCGACCCGGACACGCTGGCCGCCGCGCGCCGCATGTACGGGAAAGCGGCCTTCGCCGCGATGAACGCCGCGATGGCCGCCTCCGATCGCCCGATGCCATGGGCCGTCATGCACAAGCTGACCGCACCCACCCTGCTCACCTGGGGACGCGACGACCGGGTGAGCCCGCCGGACATGGCGCTCATCCCGATGCGCACCATTCCCAACGCCGAGTTGCACATCTTCCCCAACTCCGGGCACTGGGCGATGATCGAGGCCCGGGAGGCGTTCGAAAGCGCTGTGCTGGCGTTTCTGTCGCGGGGTTAG
- a CDS encoding WS/DGAT/MGAT family O-acyltransferase, producing the protein MQRLSGLDAFFLNLESPTQPLNVCCVLEMGPETMPGGYTFDRFRDSLSARLDAVPEFRLKLADSQLNFGHPVWADDVHFDLGRHLHRAAVPAPGGPRELAEICGHLAGLPLDRDRPLWDMWVIEGLHGGEALAVVLKVHHAVVDGVGGATLLAQLCSSVPDAPAPEPVTRAGAAHPLQIAASGLISAGLRPWRLAKVVPATALTLAQTLLRARGGGHTMAAPFAGPATAFDGRFTRRRNVALTTLDLEDVKKVKNRFGITINDVVSALCAGALRQFLLDRGELADKPMVATVPVSVRGRSDRPGRNQTTWMLCRLETHIDDPAERLSSIADGNAAAKDHAAAMGPSLLQDWTQVAGQTLFGAARLLPRIPLPEKPPHNLVMSNVPGPQEQLYFLGCRLDAMYPLGPIIAGAGLNITVMSLNGRLGVGLISCPDLVTDLWDLADAFPAALKELLNCSGPTHDATR; encoded by the coding sequence GTGCAACGACTTAGTGGCTTAGACGCATTCTTCCTCAACCTGGAATCACCGACGCAGCCCTTGAATGTTTGCTGTGTGCTGGAGATGGGTCCCGAGACCATGCCGGGCGGCTACACCTTCGACCGGTTTCGGGACTCGCTGTCGGCGCGGCTGGACGCGGTGCCGGAATTCCGTCTCAAGCTGGCCGACAGCCAGTTGAACTTCGGCCATCCGGTCTGGGCCGACGACGTTCATTTCGACCTCGGACGCCACCTGCACCGCGCTGCCGTGCCGGCACCCGGCGGACCCCGGGAGTTAGCGGAGATCTGCGGTCACCTCGCCGGGCTCCCCCTGGATCGCGATCGCCCGCTGTGGGACATGTGGGTGATCGAGGGCCTGCACGGCGGCGAGGCACTGGCCGTCGTCCTCAAGGTTCACCACGCGGTGGTCGACGGGGTGGGCGGCGCTACCCTCCTGGCCCAGCTGTGCAGCAGCGTGCCGGACGCTCCTGCGCCGGAACCCGTCACCCGCGCCGGCGCGGCACATCCCCTGCAGATCGCCGCGTCGGGGCTGATATCCGCGGGGCTGCGGCCGTGGCGCCTGGCCAAGGTGGTGCCCGCGACCGCGCTGACGCTGGCACAAACGCTTCTGCGCGCCCGCGGCGGTGGACACACGATGGCCGCCCCGTTCGCCGGGCCGGCCACGGCGTTCGACGGGCGGTTCACCCGGCGCCGCAACGTCGCCCTGACCACCCTGGACCTCGAGGACGTCAAAAAGGTCAAGAACAGGTTCGGCATCACCATCAACGACGTGGTGTCGGCGCTGTGCGCGGGGGCGTTGCGACAGTTCTTGTTGGACCGCGGCGAGCTGGCGGACAAGCCCATGGTGGCCACCGTGCCGGTCTCGGTGCGGGGCAGATCCGACCGGCCGGGCCGCAACCAGACCACCTGGATGCTCTGCCGGCTCGAAACCCATATCGACGATCCCGCCGAACGATTGAGCAGCATCGCCGACGGCAACGCCGCGGCCAAGGACCACGCCGCCGCCATGGGGCCCAGCCTGCTGCAGGACTGGACGCAGGTGGCCGGGCAGACCCTGTTCGGCGCCGCAAGGCTGCTGCCCCGGATACCCCTGCCCGAGAAACCGCCGCACAACCTGGTGATGTCCAACGTGCCCGGCCCGCAGGAACAGCTCTACTTCCTGGGTTGCCGGCTCGACGCGATGTACCCGCTCGGTCCGATCATCGCGGGCGCCGGGCTCAACATCACCGTCATGTCGCTCAACGGGCGGCTCGGCGTCGGCCTCATCTCGTGTCCCGATCTCGTCACCGACCTCTGGGACCTTGCCGACGCGTTTCCCGCCGCGCTCAAAGAGCTGTTGAATTGCAGCGGGCCGACACACGACGCGACCCGGTGA
- a CDS encoding nuclear transport factor 2 family protein, protein MEMWELVARERIRDTLARYNWSGDAGDVNGLAETFCADGVLEIRGMEPLRGRSAIATFLRGVDVAREAGAKPIVRHLLTNVLFTAMTRDAAHVSSYFTVVTHVGLDHCGRYRDTLVPDGDAWLIKHRKVSTDWAAPDSAMARPERR, encoded by the coding sequence GTGGAGATGTGGGAACTGGTTGCGCGCGAGCGGATCCGCGACACGCTCGCGCGATACAACTGGTCGGGTGACGCCGGCGACGTGAACGGCCTGGCCGAGACGTTCTGCGCGGACGGCGTCCTGGAGATTCGCGGCATGGAGCCGCTACGCGGGCGATCGGCGATCGCCACCTTCCTGCGCGGGGTCGACGTCGCCCGGGAAGCCGGCGCCAAACCGATCGTCCGGCACCTCCTCACCAACGTGTTGTTCACCGCAATGACTCGCGACGCGGCGCACGTCTCGTCGTACTTCACCGTGGTCACCCACGTCGGGCTCGACCATTGCGGTCGGTACCGCGACACGTTGGTGCCCGACGGCGACGCCTGGCTGATCAAGCATCGGAAGGTGTCGACCGACTGGGCGGCCCCCGACTCGGCCATGGCCCGGCCCGAGCGGAGATGA
- a CDS encoding PPOX class F420-dependent oxidoreductase, producing the protein MELNAAARQLIGGGADATLVTLNPDGSPQVSLVWVALESTPDGDELVTAHLAAHKKVRNVRNDPRVALTIVALDKAGQGMRPYLSIVGTARIVEGGAPELLAQLNPVLGDPNTKFPPDGAPPGFLTRIRIDKLGGIGPWAS; encoded by the coding sequence ATGGAACTCAATGCCGCCGCCCGCCAACTCATCGGCGGGGGCGCCGATGCCACCCTGGTGACTCTCAACCCCGATGGCAGCCCCCAAGTCAGCCTCGTGTGGGTCGCGTTGGAGTCGACGCCCGACGGAGACGAACTCGTCACCGCGCACCTTGCCGCGCACAAGAAGGTGCGCAATGTCCGCAACGACCCCCGGGTGGCCCTCACCATCGTGGCGCTGGACAAGGCGGGCCAGGGGATGCGGCCCTACCTCTCCATCGTCGGGACGGCACGGATCGTCGAGGGCGGCGCACCCGAGCTTCTCGCGCAACTCAACCCGGTCCTGGGCGATCCGAACACGAAGTTCCCGCCGGACGGCGCGCCGCCCGGGTTCCTGACCCGCATCCGCATCGACAAGCTCGGCGGCATCGGCCCCTGGGCATCCTGA